In Stigmatopora nigra isolate UIUO_SnigA chromosome 2, RoL_Snig_1.1, whole genome shotgun sequence, a single window of DNA contains:
- the gnrhr4 gene encoding gonadotropin releasing hormone receptor 4, translating to MLHQLADLEASNDSCPGTAATAACNASSTDDALQLPTFSTAAKVRVIITFSLCAVSAICNLLVLWAAGKGGRRKSHVRIIIMNLTVADLLVTFIVMPVDAAWNITVQWQAGDAACRLLMFLKLVAMYSCAFVTVVISLDRQSAILNPLGIREARKRSKIMLTVAWSMSVVLSFPQMFIFHNVTITVPENFTQCTTHGSFVQHWQETVYNMFTFACLFLLPLAIMIFCYTRILIEISSRMARNNVQSRDVHLRRSHNNIPKARMRTLKMSIVIVTSFIICWTPYYLLGLWYWLFPERMEETVSHSLTHMLFIFGLFNACLDPITYGLFTMNLHQGRKNYIGSSNRRIILENNNCFMQMTRRRVASDRHMDLEERSDNSSINSATRAIVPVSEI from the exons ATGCTCCACCAGCTGGCGGATTTGGAGGCGTCCAACGACAGCTGCCCCGgaaccgccgccaccgccgcctgcAACGCCAGCTCGACCGACGACGCACTCCAACTGCCCACCTTCTCCACGGCGGCCAAAGTGCGAGTCATCATCACTTTCAGTTTATGCGCCGTGTCGGCCATTTGCAACCTTCTGGTGTTGTGGGCGGCCGGAAAGGGCGGCAGGCGCAAGTCGCATGTTCGGATTATCATCATGAACCTGACCGTGGCTGACCTGCTGGTCACTTTTATTGTGATGCCGGTAGACGCGGCGTGGAACATTACGGTGCAGTGGCAGGCCGGGGACGCCGCTTGCAGGTTGCTTATGTTCCTCAAGCTGGTGGCTATGTACTCCTGCGCTTTTGTCACTGTTGTCATCAGCCTGGATAGGCAATCGGCCATTTTAAACCCGCTGGGGATAAGGGAAGCCAGGAAGAGGAGCAAGATAATGTTGACTGTGGCCTGGAGCATGAGCGTCGTCCTCTCTTTCCCTCAG ATGTTCATATTTCACAACGTGACCATCACAGTGCCAGAAAATTTCACCCAGTGCACCACGCACGGAAGTTTCGTCCAGCATTGGCAGGAGACGGTGTACAACATGTTCACCTTTGCGTGCCTCTTCCTCCTTCCTCTGGCTATTATGATCTTCTGTTACACCAGAATACTCATCGAGATTTCCAGTCGGATGGCTCGCAATAACG TACAATCCAGAGACGTTCACCTCCGTCGCTCTCACAACAACATCCCTAAAGCCCGTATGAGAACTCTTAAAATGAGTATTGTGATCGTGACATCCTTCATCATCTGCTGGACACCATATTACTTGCTAGGCCTATGGTATTGGCTTTTCCCCgaaagaatggaggaaactGTCTCTCACTCCCTCACTCACATGCTATTCATCTTCGGCCTTTTCAATGCCTGTCTGGACCCCATCACCTACGGTTTGTTCACGATGAACCTCCACCAAGGCCGAAAGAATTACATTGGGAGTTCCAATAGGCGgatcattttggaaaacaacAATTGCTTCATGCAAATGACTCGTCGTCGCGTTGCTTCGGACCGCCACATGGACTTGGAGGAAAGAAGCGACAACAGCAGCATAAATAGCGCCACCAGGGCGATCGTACCCGTGAGTGAGATTTAA